Within Streptomyces antibioticus, the genomic segment GAAGAAGGTCCAGGAGCCGCGGGGCCGCGCCCCCATCCAGGTGCGGGCCGGGACGGTGAGCTGCGGATGCTGTCCGGCGCGCAGATCGGGGCCGAGCACCGCCGTACGGGAGGTGCCGTCGGGGGCGAGGAGGAGGAGTTCGAGGGGGTCGCCGAGGTAGTGGTGCCAGACCTCGTCGGCGGGGAGGCGGTGCAGGGCCGAGTAGTCGTCGGCGGTGAGCAGCGCGACGATCGCGGAGCCGGCGGGGCGGCCGTCCGGTCCGTCGGGTCCCGCCCAGGTACGGCGGAACAGGCCGCCCTCGCGGGGTATCGGCTCCAGGCCGTAGTGACCGACGAGGTCTTCCGGGGGCAGCTCGGACGTCACCCTGGGAAGGCTACCTCCCGTCGCAGGAAGGCGAGTTGGGCCTTCTTCTCGGGCAGGTACACCTCGGGCAGGTCGATCTCGGGCAGGGTGACGAGCGGCCCCGGCTCGAAGCCCTGCCGTACGAACCGGGCGAGCGCCTTCTCGTTGCGTACGTCCGGGTCCACGACGACCCGGGGCCGGTCCAGGCCCAGCAGCACGAACACCGCGAGGGCGCCCATCAGCG encodes:
- a CDS encoding cupin domain-containing protein; translation: MPPEDLVGHYGLEPIPREGGLFRRTWAGPDGPDGRPAGSAIVALLTADDYSALHRLPADEVWHHYLGDPLELLLLAPDGTSRTAVLGPDLRAGQHPQLTVPARTWMGARPRGSWTFFGCTMAPGFTYGDYEHGTAERLTARYPDRAALIARLYRP